One genomic window of Bactrocera dorsalis isolate Fly_Bdor chromosome 4, ASM2337382v1, whole genome shotgun sequence includes the following:
- the LOC105229628 gene encoding glucose dehydrogenase [FAD, quinone]: MAFGTMTSLLGMIPLLAIGMNYYRYQSIDPENKVQEPQMTRRQYDFIVVGGGSAGAVIANRLSEVRNWTVLLLEAGGDETEISDVPALAGYLQLTDLDWKYTTTPSPTRQYCQAMKGDRCFWPRGKVLGGSSVLNAMVYVRGSRNDYNHWEALGNPGWGYENVLKYFLKSEDVRNPYLAKTAYHETGGYLTVQESPWRTPLSIAFLQAGMEMGYEVRDINGEQQTGFMLTQSTIRRGSRCSTGKAFIRPVRLRKNLDVLLHAHATKVLIDKNKRAIGVEFLKKGQKNVVFVRREVILSAGALNSPQLLMLSGIGPADHLQEHGINVISDLPVGDNLQDHVGLGGLTFVVDAPLTVTRSRFQTIPVAMEYILRERGPMTFSGVEGVAFLNSKYQDPSVDWPDIQFHFLPSSINSDGGEQIRKILNLRDGFYNTVYKPLHSSETWSILPLLLRPKSTGWVRLNSRNPLQQPKLIPNYFAHQEDIDVLVEGIKLAINVSNTQAFQRFGSRPHNIPLPGCRHYEFMSDAYWGCAIKQFTFTIYHPAGTCKMGPSWDVTAVVDPRLRVYGVSGIRVADASIMPTIMNGNPNAPVIMIGEKASDLIKEDWGARPTRQYG; encoded by the exons ATGGCGTTTGGCACAATGACATCTTTGCTTGGAATGATTCCCCTGTTAGCGATCGGCATGAACTACTATCGTTATCAAAGTATCGATCCGGAGAACAAAGTGCAGGAGCCGCAAATG ACGCGTCGCCAATATGACTTCATAGTTGTTGGCGGCGGTTCAGCTGGCGCAGTCATAGCCAATCGCCTATCGGAAGTACGTAACTGGACGGTTCTATTGTTGGAAGCTGGCGGTGATGAGACCGAGATATCAGATGTACCCGCGCTTGCTGGCTATCTACAGCTCACCGATTTAGACTGGAAGTATACGACCACACCTTCACCTACGCGTCAATATTGCCAAGCGATGAAAGGCGACCGCTGCTTTTGGCCGCGTGGCAAAGTGCTTGGTGGTTCCAGTGTGCTTAATGCTATGGTTTATGTGCGCGGTTCCAGAAATGACTACAATCACTGGGAAGCACTCGGTAATCCCGGTTGGGGCTATGAAAATGTGCTTAAATACTTTCTAAAATCCGAAGATGTGCGCAATCCCTATCTAGCCAAAACCGCATATCACGAAACCGGCGGTTATCTAACCGTGCAAGAGTCACCTTGGCGCACACCGCTCTCTATCGCCTTTCTGCAAGCCGGCATGGAAATGGGTTATGAGGTGCGAGATATAAATGGAGAGCAGCAGACCGGTTTCATGCTGACACAGAGCACCATACGCAGAGGTTCGCGTTGTAGCACTGGCAAGGCCTTTATAAGGCCCGTGCGTTTGCGTAAGAATCTTGATGTGCTGTTACACGCACACGCCACAAAAGTGCTCATCGATAAAAACAAGCGTGCCATTGGTGTAGAGTTCTTAAAGAAAGGGCAAAAGAACGTAGTTTTTGTACGACGTGAGGTGATATTATCCGCCGGCGCTTTGAACTCACCACAACTGCTGATGTTATCAGGCATCGGACCTGCCGATCATCTGCAAGAGCATGGCATAAATGTAATATCCGATTTACCTGTGGGTGATAACTTGCAAGATCATGTCGGCTTGGGTGGCCTAACCTTTGTGGTAGATGCGCCACTCACGGTCACACGCTCACGCTTTCAAACTATACCAGTCGCTATGGAGTACATTTTGCGGGAGCGCGGTCCCATGACATTCTCCGGTGTGGAAGGTGTTGCCTTTCTCAATTCAAAATACCAAGATCCGTCAGTTGACTGGCCAGACATACAATTTCATTTTCTACCCAGCTCCATAAATTCAGACGGTGGTGAACAAAtacgtaaaattttaaatctacgTGATGGTTTCTATAACACCGTCTACAAACCACTACACAGCTCTGAGACCTGGTCTATCTTGCCGTTGCTACTGCGTCCAAAGAGCACCGGCTGGGTGCGCCTCAATTCACGCAACCCGCTGCAGCAGCCCAAACTGATACCCAACTATTTTGCTCACCAGGAAGACATTGATGTGCTTGTCGAAGGGATTAAACTGGCCATAAATGTCTCGAATACACAAGCCTTTCAACGTTTCGGTTCACGACCACACAACATACCATTACCGGGCTGTCGCCACTACGAGTTCATGTCCGACGCCTACTGGGGCTGTGCCATTAAACAGTTCACTTTCACCATATACCATCCGGCGGGTACGTGTAAAATGGGTCCCAGCTGGGATGTCACCGCTGTCGTAGATCCACGCTTGCGAGTTTATGGCGTGTCCGGTATCCGTGTAGCGGACGCAAGCATCATGCCAACCATCATGAATGGCAATCCCAATGCACCGGTCATTATGATTGGTGAAAAGGCGTCTGACCTCATAAAGGAGGATTGGGGTGCGCGGCCGACACGGCAGTATGGCTAA
- the LOC105229615 gene encoding uncharacterized protein LOC105229615, producing MGQEISQQKKCSIISRHKTHQQAPQSFQPHPIRDATKNPKPSTTFTTSNGKYTRHSQEFQSVYAPSSSISTTSSSSTDDEHYRLRQKYNLNKQTYEKFRASKKLSLISSTTDQSTSTSNSASTNSSSSTYQNSKSTEPTYNNIVRKPSQYKRKSSSSTDSGIYYASCHCASSFLSSSATSSSSLCSTSACGCSTSVASSSNQSRSSLDQKKNYLCRHLYIKSYLDILEEDEKARAHFKSAKPGGIRNYKPKILSDSALSTSAPQSTGFSISSNNLKLREKCKEDPWI from the coding sequence ATGGGACAGGAGATATCTCAGCAAAAGAAATGCAGCATTATTAGTCGACACAAAACACACCAACAAGCACCACAATCTTTTCAACCACACCCGATACGAGACGCAACAAAAAATCCCAAACCTTCTACTACTTTCACAACGTCCAACGGCAAATACACTAGACACTCACAAGAATTCCAAAGCGTCTACGCACCTTCCTCGAGCATCTCGACGACCTCTTCCAGCTCAACCGACGACGAGCACTATCGCCTAAGACAGAAATACAATCTGAATAAGCAAACTTATGAGAAATTCCGAGCGTCGAAGAAACTCAGTCTCATCAGCAGTACCACCGATCAGAGTACTAGCACCAGCAATTCCGCGTCGACCAATAGCAGCTCATCTACATATCAAAATTCGAAATCCACTGAACCAACGTATAACAACATCGTGCGCAAACCGTCACAATATAAGCGCAAAAGTTCTTCGAGCACCGATAGTGGCATCTACTACGCCTCCTGCCATTGCGCCTCTTCCTTTTTGTCTTCATCAGCTACATCCTCTTCTTCGCTGTGCTCCACAAGCGCCTGTGGCTGCTCCACTTCTGTGGCATCTTCATCCAATCAATCGCGCAGCTCACTCGATCAAAAGAAAAACTATCTCTGTAGACATTTGTACATAAAATCTTATCTAGATATTTTGGAGGAAGACGAGAAGGCGCGCGCTCACTTCAAATCTGCTAAACCGGGCGGCATACGCAATTACAAACCGAAGATTTTGAGCGATAGCGCGCTGTCAACCAGTGCACCACAGAGCACAGGATTTAGTATCAGTAGCAACAACTTGAAGCTGCGTGAGAAGTGTAAGGAGGATCCGTGGATTTGA